Proteins from one Anthonomus grandis grandis chromosome 8, icAntGran1.3, whole genome shotgun sequence genomic window:
- the LOC126739769 gene encoding uncharacterized protein LOC126739769 has protein sequence MEEKQKFIKSRSSFKGQLTIFKKVFEGFQGKTSLSDVELSEVQERLTKLDILYDKFENVQNELEMLAEDIDVELKERSMFEDGYFALKSQAKVMLKGFTLEVDDSSSLNGSGSHRSSHRSNNSHRSMSADLRGVKLPVITLPKFSGDYKAWLEFRDIFSSLIHENETLTLIQKFHYLRASLEGVAAQVISSLDFCSTNYSIAWTTLCDRFNNNKLLVHLHLKSLFDLEPINKESAEKIRFLIDSVSKSLNALTALKQETEHWGTLIMYLVSTKLDPITDREWEEFKGSKDEILSWEDLKGFLKSRADLLETLERKGGLEVHNKKDSSKFQEKRRYGPGSKTFHANEVKCVSCKGNHSILNCSDFLKMSVNDRVDKVKQLRLCINCLKGGHYSRFCRFNACNKCKLKHNILLHFDTPKAAEPEVSADQHQQQVSLSSFNSDVHVLLSTVLLEIQDINGSWHVARALLDCGSQSNFISLELCERLKINKEDIHITVGGLGQSSSRVKYRCNVSVQSLHNGFSTNLNCLVLPEITGYIPSVKLDVSSLDIPKNITLADPSYHRPGKVDLLIGNELFYQLLCIGQVNLGSNKPILQKTRFGWVISGPIVGLSKNPEVFCNFSMNSSQSSVEFDLQRFWEVEHDFSSVKRVWSEEESACEAHFKETFQRDIDGRFIVSMPLKGPIDSLGDSWERARHRFLSLERKLQSNADFKRMYQGFMDEYRDLGHMSEVVLEDVNKFAYYMPHHGVMKKESLTTKLRVVFDCSMQTSTGVSLNDLQMVGPVIQPDLISILLRFREFQFVVSADVAKMYRQVLIAPNQRNLQRILWRDSTSDPIKIYNLNTVTYGQASASYLAVRCISQLADDCEAESPGVSKVIRNSFYVDDYLCSFASVEEAIAMSKAVSAVLETGKFQLRKWMSNDKEILSGMSHDDKEFNVIEFGENENAKTLGLTWSCASDYLTYTIGKYDICNKVSKRTILSSIAQVFDPLGLLSPCVIIVKILIQKLWLEKLSWDEALPSNLHNVWLKFRMELYSINDLKIPRHASCPKALVVELHGFSDASDDAYGGAIYLRTIDSEGTITVRLLCAKSKVSPLKRLTTPRLEICGALVLARLLDKVLRSLNMKINRCVLWTDSTIVIGWLRTSPNMLQTFISSRVSEIQSLTANQEWRHISSKLNPADVLSRGVSPKQILNLDLWWNGPQFLGGDEDTWPQSIVKPENLPDLRTKKKIFSLMSIEFDEYIFSKFSSYSKLVRVTAWVLRFRQNCVAEKNGYNLLKGSLSTKEINNAISCLVRASQKLSFSEEYSCLEQGIPLENKSRLLSLNPFLDGKGLLRVGGRLRHADFSFNKRHPMLISPKHPIAKLICDYEHKRLMHAGPQLLLASIRNKYWPVSGRNLVRATVKKCLRCCRFSPQAIRPIMGDLPADRLNSRSVFEIVGVDYMGPLHIKDKKGRGAKMSKCYVSVFVCFLTKALHLEVVTDLTSDAFLLTFRRFVARRGKPSQVFSDNGKMRKGWVICLRKKECNGILYQPNPLTLEDYGRRV, from the exons atggaggaaaaacaaaagtttatcaAGAGTAGAAGTTcctttaaggggcagttaactatttttaaaaaggtttttgagGGGTTTCAGGGTAAAACCTCCTTAAGTGATGTTGAACTAAGTGAGGTACAAGAAAGGCTGACTAAATTAGATATTCTTTACGATAAGtttgaaaatgttcaaaatgagtTAGAGATGCTGGCTGAAGACATAGACGTAGAGCTAAAAGAAAGATCCATGTTTGAGGATGGATATTTTGCGTTAAAATCTCAAGCTAAAGTTATGTTAAAAGGTTTTACACTCGAAGTGGATGATTCTTCTAGTTTAAATGGTAGTGGTAGTCACAGGAGCAGTCACAGATCTAATAACAGTCACCGGTCAATGTCAGCTGATTTAAGGGGGGTTAAATTACCTGTAATAACATTGCCTAAGTTCTCGGGGGACTACAAAGCTTGGCTAGAGTTTCGTGATATTTTTAGTAGTCTTATACACGAAAATGAAACTTTAACATTAATTCAGAAGTTTCACTACCTACGTGCATCACTGGAGGGCGTTGCAGCACAAGTTATAAGTTCTTTAGATTTTTGTAGCACTAATTACAGCATAGCTTGGACAACTTTGTGCGACAGGtttaataacaacaaattaCTTGTTCATTtgcatttaaaatctttatttgatCTTGAACCGATAAATAAAGAGTCCGCAGAGAAAATACGGTTTTTAATTGACAGCGTGTCAAAAAGTTTAAATGCTTTAACCGCGTTAAAACAAGAAACAGAGCACTGGGGTACTTTAATTATGTACTTGGTTAGTACTAAGCTAGATCCAATAACAGATCGTGAGTGGGAAGAATTTAAGGGCTCTAAAGATGAAATTCTTTCGTGGGAAGATTTAAAGGGTTTTTTGAAGTCGCGTGCTGATTTATTAGAGACTTTGGAGCGAAAAGGGGGTCTAGAAGTACACAATAAAAAGGATTCGTCTAAGTTTCAGGAAAAAAGAAGGTACGGTCCTGGATCTAAAACTTTTCATGCTAATGAGGTAAAGTGTGTTTCTTGTAAGGGTAACCATTCGATTCTAAATTGCTCTGACTTCTTAAAGATGTCAGTAAATGACCGTGTTGACAAGGTAAAGCAATTAAGGTTGTGTATAAACTGTTTGAAAGGTGGGCATTACAGTAGATTTTGTCGGTTTAATGCGTGTAATAAGTGTAAATTAaagcataatatattattacattttgacACTCCAAAGGCTGCGGAGCCAGAGGTTAGTGCAGACCAACACCAGCAGCAGGTGTCgctttcttcttttaattctgaTGTGCATGTGCTTTTGTCTACAGTTTTATTGGAAATTCAGGATATTAATGGATCTTGGCATGTTGCTCGTGCACTTCTCGATTGTGGGAGTCAGTCAAACTTTATCTCTTTAGAGTTGTGTGAaagattgaaaataaataaagaggACATACACATCACTGTAGGAGGGTTAGGCCAGTCTTCTTCTAGGGTAAAATATAGGTGCAATGTAAGTGTTCAGTCTTTACACAATGGTTTTAGTACGAATTTGAATTGTTTAGTGTTGCCTGAGATAACTGGGTATATACCGAGTGTAAAGCTTGATGTCAGTAGTCTGGATATTCCAAAGAACATTACTTTAGCTGATCCTTCATATCATAGACCTGGAAAAGTCGATTTATTAATTGGGAATGAGTTATTTTATCAGTTGCTTTGTATTGGACAAGTAAATTTGGGTTCTAACAAGCCTATTTTGCAGAAAACTAGGTTTGGGTGGGTGATTTCAGGTCCTATAGTGGGCTTAAGTAAAAATCCCGAAgtgttttgcaattttagtATGAATTCTTCCCAATCGAGTGTTGAGTTTGATTTACAGAGGTTCTGGGAGGTAGAGCACGATTTTTCGAGTGTTAAAAGGGTGTGGTCAGAGGAGGAGAGCGCTTGTGAGGCTCACTTTAAAGAAACATTCCAAAGGGACATCGATGGGCGTTTTATTGTTTCAATGCCTTTAAAAGGTCCAATAGATAGCTTGGGTGATTCGTGGGAAAGGGCACGCCATCGATTCCTATCTTTGGAGCGTAAGTTGCAGTCAAATGCTGATTTTAAGAGAATGTACCAGGGTTTTATGGATGAATATAGGGACCTGGGTCATATGAGTGAAGTTGTCTTAGAAGATGTGAATAAGTTTGCTTATTACATGCCACACCATGGTGTAATGAAGAAAGAGAGTTTGACAACAAAATTGCGAGTTGTTTTTGACTGTAGTATGCAAACTTCAACTGGTGTATCACTTAATGACTTACAGATGGTAGGGCCTGTAATTCAACCCGATTTGATCAgcattttattaagatttagggAGTTTCAGTTTGTTGTATCTGCAGACGTAGCTAAAATGTATAGGCAGGTTTTGATAGCTCCCAACCAACGTAATCTGCAGAGAATTCTTTGGCGCGACTCGACCTCAGATCCTATTAAAATCTACAATTTGAACACCGTGACTTATGGCCAGGCATCGGCCAGTTATTTGGCAGTGCGGTGTATATCTCAGCTTGCTGATGACTGTGAAGCGGAAAGCCCAGGTGTATCTAAAGTAATCAGGAATTCATTCTACGTGGATGATTACCTCTGTTCTTTTGCTTCAGTAGAAGAAGCTATAGCTATGTCCAAGGCAGTTTCTGCAGTATTGGAAACTGGAAAGTTTCAGCTGCGAAAATGGATGTCTAATGACAAGGAAATTTTGAGTGGTATGAGTCACGATGATAAAGAGTTTAATGTGATAGAATTTGGTGAGAACGAAAACGCAAAAACCTTGGGTTTAACTTGGTCATGTGCGTCAGACTATTTGACTTATACCATAGGGAAATATGACATATGTAATAAGGTTTCTAAGAGGACAATTTTGTCTAGTATCGCTCAGGTTTTTGACCCGCTAGGGCTGCTATCACCGTGTGTGatcattgttaaaattttaattcaaaagctGTGGCTGGAAAAGTTGTCGTGGGATGAAGCGTTGCCATCAAATCTCCATAATGTATGGTTGAAGTTTCGTATGGAGTTATACAGTATAAATGATCTTAAAATTCCGCGACACGCGTCGTGTCCAAAGGCTCTAGTGGTAGAATTGCATGGATTTTCTGACGCAAGCGACGATGCCTATGGGGGTGCTATTTATTTGCGCACTATAGATAGTGAGGGTACTATTACTGTGAGGCTTTTGTGCGCCAAAAGTAAAGTGAGTCCTTTAAAGCGATTAACAACGCCGCGCTTAGAAATTTGTGGAGCTCTAGTGTTAGCGCGTTTACTGGACAAAGTTTTGAGGtcattaaatatgaaaataaatagatGTGTTCTCTGGACTGATTCAACGATAGTGATAGGGTGGCTTAGAACTTCTCCAAACATGCTTCAAACCTTTATTAGTAGCAGGGTGTCAGAAATTCAATCGTTGACTGCTAACCAGGAATGGAGGCATATTTCATCCAAACTTAATCCAGCGGATGTCTTATCACGCGGTGTTTCTCCAAAGCAAAtcttaaatttggatttatgGTGGAATGGTCCACAATTTTTGGGAGGAGATGAAGATACTTGGCCCCAGTCTATCGTTAAGCCGGAAAATCTACCTGACTTGCgcacaaaaaagaaaattttttctcTCATGTCTATTGAGTTTGATGAGtatatttttagtaagttttCTAGCTACAGTAAATTGGTTCGAGTGACGGCTTGGGTGTTGAGATTTCGTCAAAATTGTGTGGCTGAGAAAAACGGATATAATCTTCTTAAGGGTTCTCTTTCTACAAAGGAAATTAACAACGCAATATCATGCTTAGTGAGGGCttctcaaaaattaagtttttctgaGGAATATAGTTGTTTAGAACAGGGAATACCTCTTGAGAACAAGAGCCGCCTTTTGTCTTTAAATCCTTTTCTAGACGGAAAAGGACTTTTACGGGTAGGAGGTCGACTGCGACATGCAGATTTTAGCTTTAACAAAAGACATCCCATGTTAATTTCTCCTAAGCATCCAATTGCCAAATTGATTTGTGATTACGAACACAAAAGGTTGATGCATGCCGGACCTCAATTATTGCTAGCATCAATAAGGAATAAGTATTGGCCAGTGTCAGGAAGAAATTTGGTAAGGGCTAcagttaaaaaatgtctaagGTGTTGCCGGTTTAGCCCTCAAGCCATAAGGCCTATCATGGGTGATCTTCCTGCTGATAGATTAAATTCTCGAAGTGTTTTTGAAATTGTCGGTGTCGATTACATGGGACCTCTtcatattaaagataaaaaaggtCGAGGTGCTAAGATGTCCAAGTGCTATGTTAGTGTTTTTGTGTGCTTTTTAACTAAGGCACTGCACTTGGAAGTTGTAACCGATCTTACTAGCGATGCATTTTTATTAACGTTTAGACGATTCGTGGCTCGCCGCGGCAAACCTAGTCAGGTTTTTTCGGATAATG ggaaaatgaGAAAAGGTTGGGTGATATGTTTGCGCAAGAAGGAGTGCAATGGCATTTTATACCAGCCCAATCCCCTCACTTTGGAGGATTATGGGAGGCGGGTGTAA